A window from Triticum aestivum cultivar Chinese Spring chromosome 6D, IWGSC CS RefSeq v2.1, whole genome shotgun sequence encodes these proteins:
- the LOC123144014 gene encoding uncharacterized protein, whose product MSMPKALFKPNRSRDARYSIRRRAGGGSFLMDRARGSSTSGVSRFLRRRRQLPALRDDRMSDLSDDLLLLVLRRLDTRTALGAGLISRRWAHLPRQLPALDFRVSDILPPRYHRWVLLHRDIYSRRQPMSLELVPNIKRYERRAMRALNSSVQGFLEGARPRCGVKRLNLEFFATGNGYGCCINRLIAEAIDAWGVDDLEAIAKPLYKQQDLVHAFPSHGLCKEPRASRLQSLKLGGCVLPPLHEYSSLTMLVLRDIPESTPPAAYEGVFTSCPKLYTLHLISCGCSSDSGIRLPVVVNAPSSEIRELVVDSCTFRWIRLRALPCLESLASLGTSRVFFEYTSFPSMRQCNFALRIGVTMEGARQYFAHQLKLELDTFLRCTPNIMNLIVRFTGPDRWIVPSSPPLSYLPNLRRLLVADVPSSWDATWPCLFLEMTPSLESLHINIASCKEKPGEEISWQPSKLGLHNLREFVVAGFQGTKRQICLVNLVVGACTALRHVAMFKNGHARGKGLWDWEMVTQQQSWTDEEKDYTLKQIMDGVSSSAVQLVFG is encoded by the coding sequence ATGTCGATGCCGAAGGCTCTGTTTAAGCCCAACCGCAGTCGCGATGCTCGCTACTCGATTCGTCGTCGCGCCGGCGGAGGTAGCTTTCTCATGGACAGGGCGAGGGGCAGTAGCACGAGCGGGGTGAGTCGATTCCTGCGCCGGCGACGGCAGCTGCCGGCCCTCCGTGACGACCGGATGAGCGACCTCTCCGACGAtctgctcctcctcgtcctccgccgCCTCGACACCCGCACGGCGCTCGGCGCCGGGTTGATCTCCAGACGCTGGGCGCACCTGCCCCGCCAGCTCCCCGCCTTGGACTTCAGGGTTAGCGACATACTCCCGCCACGCTACCACCGATGGGTCCTCCTCCACCGCGACATCTACAGCAGACGCCAGCCCATGAGCCTGGAGCTCGTGCCTAACATCAAGAGGTACGAGCGCCGTGCCATGCGCGCCCTGAACAGCTCCGTCCAGGGCTTCTTGGAAGGAGCTCGACCTCGCTGCGGCGTCAAGAGACTGAACCTCGAGTTCTTCGCCACCGGTAACGGCTACGGCTGCTGCATCAATCGGCTCATCGCGGAGGCCATTGATGCTTGGGGCGTCGACGACCTCGAGGCCATCGCCAAGCCACTGTACAAGCAACAAGACCTCGTCCACGCCTTTCCGAGCCATGGCCTGTGCAAGGAGCCCCGTGCGTCACGCCTGCAAAGCCTCAAGCTTGGAGGCTGCGTGCTCCCGCCTCTGCACGAGTACAGTTCACTTACCATGCTCGTCCTGCGAGACATACCGGAATCCACGCCCCCGGCCGCCTACGAGGGTGTCTTCACCTCGTGCCCAAAGCTTTACACCCTGCACCTCATCTCCTGTGGCTGCAGCAGCGACTCAGGCATACGCTTGCCGGTGGTGGTGAACGCCCCCAGTTCAGAGATCAGGGAACTTGTTGTGGACAGCTGCACATTTCGGTGGATACGGCTAAGGGCTCTCCCCTGTCTCGAGAGCCTAGCCTCCCTGGGAACCAGCAGAGTGTTCTTCGAGTATACATCATTCCCCTCCATGAGGCAATGCAACTTCGCACTGCGCATAGGTGTCACAATGGAAGGCGCGCGTCAATACTTTGCGCATCAGCTGAAGCTGGAGCTTGACACGTTTCTTCGATGCACACCAAATATAATGAATCTCATTGTCCGGTTCACTGGTCCTGACAGATGGATCGTGCCGTCTAGCCCTCCCTTGTCATATTTGCCTAACCTGAGGCGGCTGCTGGTCGCGGATGTTCCATCTTCCTGGGATGCCACATGGCCTTGTCTTTTTCTTGAGATGACACCTTCCCTGGAGAGCCTTCACATCAACATTGCCTCCTGCAAGGAGAAGCCCGGTGAAGAAATTTCCTGGCAGCCCAGCAAGCTTGGGCTGCATAACTTGAGGGAGTTTGTGGTTGCTGGTTTCCAGGGAACTAAAAGGCAGATTTGCCTAGTCAATCTCGTCGTGGGAGCATGCACAGCGTTGCGCCATGTTGCCATGTTCAAGAACGGTCATGCAAGGGGCAAGGGACTCTGGGACTGGGAGATGGTTACCCAGCAACAATCATGGACGGACGAGGAGAAGGACTACACGCTGAAGCAAATCATGGATGGGGTTTCTTCCTCTGCTGTTCAACTAGTTTTTGGCTGA